GAGGAGGCGGCGGTGCTGGCCGCGGTGGGTCCCCGGCTGCGGGCCCTGCGCACCCGGCGCGGCGTCACCCTCGCCCAGCTCGCCGAGACCACCGGCGTCTCAGTCAGCACCCTGTCCCGCCTGGAGTCCGGTGGCCGCCGGCCCACCCTGGAGCTGCTGCTGCCCCTCGCGCGGGCCCACCAGGTGCCCCTCGATGAGCTGGTCGGCGCGCCCGCCACCGGCGACCCGCGGGTGCACCCGCGCCCGATCGTCCGCCACGGCATCACCTTCCTGCCGCTGACCCGCCGCCCGGGTGGCCTGCAGGCGTTCAAGCAGATCCTCCCGCCGCACACCCCCGCCGAGCCGGAACAGCAGGTCCACGAGGGCTTCGAGTGGTTGTACGTGCTGTCGGGTCGGGTC
The window above is part of the Micromonospora inositola genome. Proteins encoded here:
- a CDS encoding helix-turn-helix domain-containing protein, giving the protein MANEEAAVLAAVGPRLRALRTRRGVTLAQLAETTGVSVSTLSRLESGGRRPTLELLLPLARAHQVPLDELVGAPATGDPRVHPRPIVRHGITFLPLTRRPGGLQAFKQILPPHTPAEPEQQVHEGFEWLYVLSGRVRLLLAEHDLLLTPGEVAEFDTRVPHAVANPDPQPAELLTLFGPQGERLHVRARPTAR